Sequence from the Treponema primitia ZAS-1 genome:
ATCCCTGGAGACCTTCGTCGCTGCCTACTACACCCCGGACCGCCCTCCCCCGCCCCGCATATTCATTGGCCTTGAGACGGAAACCCCAAGCCCGGACTTCCCCTTTCTAAAACGGTGGTTTAAGGAACAGTTCGGGTACGAACCGGAATTGCTGGTCCCCCTTGAAAAACGGCTCCAGGCGGTTCTTGCCATGGCCCGGCAAAATGCCCTGGAGGATCTCCGGCAGCGGCTCAAGGAACGGGGCGCAGGCCCTGCCCTGGACGAACTAGCCCAGGCATTGGACCTCGGCGGCAGACCTGAGCGTATTGAAGGTTTCGACATAGCCCAACTGGACGGTAAACACCCCGTGGCGTCACTCATCTCGTTTAAGAACGGCATCCCGGACAAGAAAAACTACCGCTACTTCAAGCTCCGTACCGTGGTTGGGGTGGTGGACGATTTTGCCTCCATGCGGGAAGCGGTACAGCGCCGCTATTCCCGGCTCATCCGGGAAGGCGCGGAGCTCCCGGACCTGATCCTCATCGACGGCGGCATAGGCCAGGTAAACGCCGCCAAGGGCGTTCTGGACGAGCTGGGTATGCACACCGATATTGTGGGCCTGGCCAAACGGGACGAGGAACTCTGGCTCCCCAACGCCCGCAACCCCATCCGTCTCTCCAAACGCTCCGAAGCGCTCAAGGTACTCCAACACGTCCGTGACGAAACCCACCGCTTCGCCACCACCCTGAACCAGAAACTTCGTTCCAAGGACCTGCTCTTCCCTGCCCTGGAATCGGTTGAAGGCATAGGCCCCAAGCGGGCCGCAGCGATCATGAAGGCCTACGTCACCCTGCCCGCCATCGCCGCCGCCGCCCCGCAAGACCTGTCGGACCGCTGCAACATCAGCGAAACCGCCGCCCGGGCAGTCCGCGCCGCCGCCCAACTCGCCCTGGAGGACCAGGCCGCCGCAAAGACCCGCCTCGCCGGCCAGGGGAACCGCGCCAGGAGCCGCTTCGGAACCCCGGCCAAAACCCCGGCCCGGGGAACCGCCGGGAACACCGGCTCCGGCGAGATATATCCGACCAGCGAGGCGATAGCGTTTCTGGCGGCGGAGGCTGCGGAGGAGGAGTTTGGGACGGAGTAAATCTGATGTGGAGTGATGCCTATGCAATTGCCTGACGGTTCAGGGGTACGATGTGGTCAAGGGCATCCTGGATTTTACGTTTGGCCTTGATTCGTTCAAAATCAAGCTGTATACCGGTAAAATAACCTTCGGACAGGCCAAAAAATTTGCATAGCCGCAATTTAATGATAATCAACTATTTCAACATCATAGGCATCATTTGATTCCAGTTTGAAGCAAACACGATATTTATCATTTATCCTTATGGAATACTGGCCTTCACGGTCACCATGCAGCTTTTCCAGATGATTTGCGGGTTACGCCATTAATCCCATCCAGCAGCTCAGTTTTACTGCACTTTTCCCTGCTCCACCCCACCCCGGCAACTATGCTCAAGCACAGTTAATGCGCACAGGCGCCGGGATATTCTGGAATTCCCTGCCGGAGGAGACCCGAAGGGGCTCCATAGGCAGACTCTACAGGCATCCCGCAGTGGGGCTCCCCCGCCCCCACCGGCGTTTTTCCGATGTGATCCTGGCTTAAATATAAAAAAACCGCCCCTAAGGACGGTTCTGTAAGCAAAATTGTATCCCCTACCAGGAATCAGCCATATCATCAGGATCCCGGCTCTCTTCGGCAAAGAGGTCCGTCACTGCACGGACATCGTCCAGGTAAACATAGTAGCTGCCAAGAGCTTCCATGGGATCAACGTCAATCCGGAAACCGACCACCTTAATTCCCATCTGGTTATTGTAGTGATAATTCCGCTGGATAATACCATGCCGCCCGTCCGGGGCCTGGGGAGGAACTGCAACGGTTAGCTGCTTCCAACCCTGGAAATTGAGTTTTCCCACATAGAGTTCATAGTTCTTACCAAAAAAGTCCTGAATCAGAATATGCAGTTCATGGTCAAAGTTACGGCCCGCTACCCAGAGGGAGATCGTCTTGGTGATGCCCTCAATGGGAATAGGACGGATAGGGTACATGGTAAAGCTGCTGTAACCCCGGCGGAGATAATCAATCCGGGTACCCAGAACGTAGCGGTCCGGAATATCCATACCATCTTCTTCCGGTATGGGCTTCTTTCCCAGGGGGCTTCCCTCAAAAAGACGGGTAGTGGAATACCCCTGGTCCGGAGACATATGGGAACGCCAGAAACCGTCGTGCTCAAATCTCTCGACGGATATTTCCTTCAGTTTCTGCTGGGCGGATTCAATCCCGAGCCGTTCGGTATTGGTACTTCCAATTTCGTCCTGAGCAAAAGCAAAGCCAGCCATAGATATCAACAACACTGCGATTATATATCGTTTCATTTCAATGCCTCCTTAATTACTCGCATTCCAGAGTTCTTCGACCCGTTCCGGCAATGCCAGTTCGTCCCCATCAAAGAGAGATTCAAAGGTATCCGTAAGAATCTTAAACTGATCGAAGTAAATCCGGAAATCGGCCACCGGTTCCGTAGGAGGAGTCCAGACCCGGAATTTTACAAAGGTCAGGGCCGCCAGCCGGGGAAGTACCCGCTTTGCCTGGGGTATAGAGGCGGGAACCCGTACCTGCAAATCTTTCCAGCCCTGGTAGTTGAGGTGTCCCAACTCAACGACATGGATAACCCCCTGATAATCCCGGAAATAAGCCTCCAGGGTATAATCAAGGTTCGAACCCCAGGTCCATATATCCAAATACTGAATCCGGCCGGGAATGGGGATCTCAACGTTATTCGGTCCGTCTCCGGAATCCGCACCGTCCGCCGCCGTCGGGTAAATATCTATCCAGTTAAAACCCTGGCGATCAAACCTTCCCCACACGCCGAGGCTTTTAAGTTCCTTCCCTTCACGGTTAATGCCGTGGAGAGCCTGAGGCCAGGCGGCAATAAGACTGGCTTGCGGCCATTCGCCGGCATCGGTTTTAGTGGCAAATTTACTGCCCATAACTTTCCATACATAGGGAGAATCGCCATCAAAGGACTCCAATATAATGGAAGTACTATTAATAGTAATATCATCCCCGTAAGCTGCGCCAACCGCAATTATTGCTAAAAGTACGAGACATACAGCTTTGAAACTGCCCTGTTTCATCAAATACTCCTTTTTCCATGTCTTAAGGAAATGAGGTCAGCTAAGATTATATTTACTTAACGGACCTTTGTCAAACCTCCATAGGGGTTTTTCCTAGAGTTAGTTACATAATCGGCCTTTTTTTTTTACATAACCCTTTTAATCACCCTCTTTGTCCTTAATTGCCTTTTGTATATCCCGAAGAATCTCGGCATCCCCAATCCGATCCTTAAGAACCAGAATTTCCGAAGACACCGGCGCCATCTCGCCTCCCCGGTGAAGTGTTTTTGCCGCCACCGCCGCTAAAGCCCAGGGAGAATCATCAAATATAACCTTGATTTCCCGCGCAGTAACCCCAGGATCCACCCATGAAAAGATGATCATCGGAACAGACGGGCTATCCTCGGGATAATTTTCCACAGCCCGGGCCATGATGATACAGGAAAGCTCCTTTGGAAGGGTATAATCCTCGCCTTTGTCCACAAATATGGGAGAATTATCGAAACCCTGATCCCGCAGTCCCTTTAAAAAGGCATCCTTATCGTTCCAATCAACCAATTCGCCGGTAAAAAAGAGGATGTTCCCGCCATTCGAGCGGGCAAAAAGGGCTGCACAACGACCCGCCCGGTAAAGATCCCCTGTTTTATCAGTTTTAATGAAAACCAAGCCATCCTCTTCTGAGAACTGGGTCCGCGGATCACCTCCCACCACCCCCACGGGGATTCCCGGAGACTCTTCCGCATAACGCCGCGCTCCCTGCCGGTAAGCGAAGGGAAACAACGCCGCATAAGGTCTGGCCGCCGCTTCCACCGCCGCAAAGGCCACCACGTCCGGAGAGGCTCCACCGGCTATCTGCACTACCTTAAGCCGACGGAACAATTTCAAGGAGATCTCGATCTGTTTTACCCAACTCCGGTGGAATCCGTAGAGCCCGGTAAATTCATCGTCTACCACCATTAATACCGGGGAACGAAGCGTATACAGGGCGGGTCCCAGTGCAAGGATCCCAAGAATGATCAGGATGATGATTACTATACGCCGATGTTTAAGAGCCATAGATGAACCATAGTCCGGCCGGGGCGTGAAATCAAGGGTGCTTCCTTGACCAAGCCATTCTCTTACTATACCATATAGTATATAAATAACTAAGGAGTACTATATGACAAGTTACAAGGAACTAGGGCTGGTCAATACCGTGGATTTATTCAAGAAAGCGGTATCTGGTGGCTATGCACTTCCGGCATTTAATTTTAACAATATGGAACAGATGCAGGCCATCATTCAGGCATGTGTGGAGACCAAATCACCGGTTATCCTCCAGGTTTCTTCCGGGGCACGGAAGTATGCCAACCAGAATCTTCTGCGGAACATGGCCAAGGGCGCCGTGGAATATGCCCACGAGTTGGGCTATGATATCCCCATTGTACTCCATTTAGACCACGGGGATAGCTTTGAGCTCTGTAAGGACTGTGTCGAAACCGGATTTTCCTCGGTAATGATCGACGGATCCCATCTTCCTTACGATGAAAACGTAGCCTTGACCAAAAAAGTCTGCGAATTTGCCCATTCTCAGAAGGATTATGTGACCGTAGAGGGGGAACTGGGGGTTTTAGCAGGGGTTGAAGACGATGTTTCCTCGGAACACAGCAACTATACCCAGCCCGAGGAAGTGCAGGACTTTGTGGGAAAGACCAAGGTCGATTCCCTGGCGATTTCCATCGGTACCAGCCACGGCAGGACCAAGTTTAAACCTGAGCAGTGTACCAGAGGCCCCGGCGGCATCCTAATCCCCCCGCCCTTGCGCTTCGATATCCTGGCGGAAGTTGAAAAACGGCTGCCGGGCTTCCCCATTGTGCTCCACGGTTCCTCCTCGGTGCCCATTGAGTACGTGGAGATCATCGAAAAATTCGGCGGCAAGCTTTCCAATTCCGTTGGTATCCCCGAGGAACAGCTGCGGAAGGCCGCCAAAAGCGCGGTCTGCAAGATCAATATCGATTCCGATGGCCGGCTGGCTATGACCGCCATGATCCGCAAGGTTTTCGCGGAAAAACCGGACGAATTCGATCCCCGGAAGTACCTGGGACCTGCCCGGGATGAATTGAAAAAACTCTACGCCCATAAGACTGTCAGTGTCCTGGGTTCCGCAGGCCAAGCCTAAGGAGCCGCCCTACCCTGGGACCGAATGTCCCAGGGTATCCGGGTTTTGAAAATCTAAAAAAAATACCATAATACGGAGAAATCTCTAGCTAAAGCCCATATTTTTTGGTATAATCAGTATGGGTATATCTGTGCAAAAACTTCGGGCGTTATATAGTATCCTGGGCTTTACTCTTTTTCTCAGCAGCTGCAGTGATATGGATACCGTTTTTTCTTCCCCCTTTTCTTCCCAGGGAACGTACCGGGTAAATGCCCTAGTAGACAGCGATTACACCCTGGATGAATACTCCGTTGTTAATCAAAACAGTAAAATACGTCCTTTTTTTGTGAATTCCGTGGTCAATGATCCGGATGTCCGGGGACTCACGGTTTTTGTGCAGGATCTTTCGGGAACCACGATCAGCAGGAAGGTTCGGTATGTACTTTCTACGGATACCCAGGAAACAAAGGAAGTTGAGGAAAAGGAACCCCAGGGTAGTTCCGGCGAAGTTCCCCGCAGTCCAACCCAGCCGTTAGAAGAAAGCA
This genomic interval carries:
- the uvrC gene encoding excinuclease ABC subunit UvrC, whose product is MDHERFSENFTALKAFAHDAPQEPGVYIMRDEDSHIIYVGKAKVLRNRLGSYFSGLKDVKTQTLILHARSIETIIVANEYEALLLENTLIKQHTPKYNINLKDGKTYPVIRITAGPFPRIFKTRHIIQDGSRYFGPFPNVQAVDTLLELIDKIFPLRKCRTLRKRDAPCMYFHIGRCAGPCCGKITEGEYHLHIDRIQKILSTGNSLENTGETDSLIVELTERMHEAASQLLFERAAQIRNAITAIRTLRESPSMVDFDNESRDYIAWASESIFTTWSVFSMRGGKMTGRELYRTRSAAEETESLETFVAAYYTPDRPPPPRIFIGLETETPSPDFPFLKRWFKEQFGYEPELLVPLEKRLQAVLAMARQNALEDLRQRLKERGAGPALDELAQALDLGGRPERIEGFDIAQLDGKHPVASLISFKNGIPDKKNYRYFKLRTVVGVVDDFASMREAVQRRYSRLIREGAELPDLILIDGGIGQVNAAKGVLDELGMHTDIVGLAKRDEELWLPNARNPIRLSKRSEALKVLQHVRDETHRFATTLNQKLRSKDLLFPALESVEGIGPKRAAAIMKAYVTLPAIAAAAPQDLSDRCNISETAARAVRAAAQLALEDQAAAKTRLAGQGNRARSRFGTPAKTPARGTAGNTGSGEIYPTSEAIAFLAAEAAEEEFGTE
- a CDS encoding type II toxin-antitoxin system RelE/ParE family toxin — protein: MEKLHGDREGQYSIRINDKYRVCFKLESNDAYDVEIVDYH
- a CDS encoding flagellar filament outer layer protein FlaA; this translates as MKRYIIAVLLISMAGFAFAQDEIGSTNTERLGIESAQQKLKEISVERFEHDGFWRSHMSPDQGYSTTRLFEGSPLGKKPIPEEDGMDIPDRYVLGTRIDYLRRGYSSFTMYPIRPIPIEGITKTISLWVAGRNFDHELHILIQDFFGKNYELYVGKLNFQGWKQLTVAVPPQAPDGRHGIIQRNYHYNNQMGIKVVGFRIDVDPMEALGSYYVYLDDVRAVTDLFAEESRDPDDMADSW
- a CDS encoding flagellar filament outer layer protein FlaA, whose product is MKQGSFKAVCLVLLAIIAVGAAYGDDITINSTSIILESFDGDSPYVWKVMGSKFATKTDAGEWPQASLIAAWPQALHGINREGKELKSLGVWGRFDRQGFNWIDIYPTAADGADSGDGPNNVEIPIPGRIQYLDIWTWGSNLDYTLEAYFRDYQGVIHVVELGHLNYQGWKDLQVRVPASIPQAKRVLPRLAALTFVKFRVWTPPTEPVADFRIYFDQFKILTDTFESLFDGDELALPERVEELWNASN
- a CDS encoding class II fructose-bisphosphate aldolase, which translates into the protein MTSYKELGLVNTVDLFKKAVSGGYALPAFNFNNMEQMQAIIQACVETKSPVILQVSSGARKYANQNLLRNMAKGAVEYAHELGYDIPIVLHLDHGDSFELCKDCVETGFSSVMIDGSHLPYDENVALTKKVCEFAHSQKDYVTVEGELGVLAGVEDDVSSEHSNYTQPEEVQDFVGKTKVDSLAISIGTSHGRTKFKPEQCTRGPGGILIPPPLRFDILAEVEKRLPGFPIVLHGSSSVPIEYVEIIEKFGGKLSNSVGIPEEQLRKAAKSAVCKINIDSDGRLAMTAMIRKVFAEKPDEFDPRKYLGPARDELKKLYAHKTVSVLGSAGQA